Genomic segment of Arachis hypogaea cultivar Tifrunner chromosome 16, arahy.Tifrunner.gnm2.J5K5, whole genome shotgun sequence:
AACACAGAATTGTTTCTCTGACCATCATGTCCAATACAATGAATTCTCATCTTCATCCTGTATTCCCTTTCTTACGATTGATGCCAAGGAAGCAATTGAGCACATGGCTTGGAACAAAGAATATTCATTTAAGTTACAAAGAGGATACTGAAGAttggttttaaaagaaaattgCATGATAAGTGATGAGCTGAAAAAGTGACAGCTGTTGCTTATTAGAATGTGATAGCAAATAGGTAAAGCACCATTCCAAGTCTTAAGCATAGAATCTTAAACATAGATTTATCTTGTGCAAAACAAGGAACCATTGACGTGCATTACACATAAAATATAATACATTTCCAACATTCTGGCTCAACCTTAGCAGTTAGCACTAACCTTGATATAAGCATTGAGAACCGGTTTTATTGCCTCCTGCACTTCCTCCATAAATTCGGGTAAGGAAAAATACCTAACTCAGgtaatcaaaataaaagaaagagatgTCAAggtatataaaaatcaaatttaagcCCAAGAGAAAAAAAACAAATGGCATGAGGGCCTACGGATCCCGTTGACGTATTTCCTTGTTTGAGAGCGCAACATCTGACTCTTGAAACAAACCATCATTGATACTGTAAAATGAGAATGGAAAATTATGGCAATATACTAAAACTAGATAGACTTACTATAACCAGACAAATGCACTATGCATTACTATTTACAGAAAAATGTCACTtggtaataaaaagaaaatgtagAGAAACTAAGATATACTCCTGTATTTTATGAATAATGCGGCTGTCGCTGGTTTCATATCGTTCCCGCAGGTCCTCTACTATCTGTCAATTAGACATGTGAAATATGAACCCTATATAAGATGAGTTTTAAGTCAAAATTTTGCAGGACACCAGCAATTATGGGTGCAATCATAGCCAAATGCAGAACTCATTATAAAACAAAGTGACAGGTTAAAAAATTAACTGGTAGAATAAAGAAACCTAGTTcttgcgagagagagagagagagagagagagagagagagagagagagagagagagagagagagagagagaggtgtgaAACATACCTCTTGGCCCTTTGTCTTCACTGGGTCACTATATTTAATGAATCGCTTGGATACAGGATGGGCTTTAACCTAAAGGAGTATGTAgaaaaaataacttaataatgGAGAAGCTTCGAAGACTATCCAAATATCAAAATCACAAGAATTTTTAACTGAGTTACCTTGTCCTTGAACTCATCAAACTTCTTACTCCACCAAGATTGCTTAGAAGGCACAACAACAAGTTCTGTTCTTTCACTTCTTTCCCCAGGCGATGCAAAAGGAACACGCCTTCTCTTGGTTGAATTACTACTCAGCTCTTCTCTTACAACGTCATAACCTTTCTTGGCTATGTCTACGAGCtttgcttcctttaatttttgGAAAGCCGCAGAAACATTTGGGGGGATGGTTGACTTAAATTTGCCAAATGTAGAATCTGAAGAATTACTTGACCCAAAGGTTTTGCTTTGCTCTTCCTTAGGTGAGGCTTTTGAACCTTGATTTGCATTATCATTTTGCTCCGCTGAAGAACTAGTTGATCCAGAAGAATCCTGCTTTCCAATCCCAAAAGTCTCTTTCACCTAATGTACACATAAATAAGATCAATAATCCCTCAATCGTAAATCACATTTATGAGTGTATTTGTAAATCATGAAACAAACCTCCTCAGTTGCCACTGAAATCTTCTCTTTTACATTGGAAGAAACCTGAACAAGgataattattaatcaaattcCAGGTAATATATCAGGTTATTCAGAGCAGATCAAGGGGATCATCAGTTCCCAACCAGATGTGTAAAATAATTGATTTGGAAGCATCAAAAGTTTTTGCTGCACAAGATAACCAGCAAAGAATTTGGGCAACGACAGCAGTACTATGCCCAATAACAGCACCATTTTGAACCATTAAATACTTCAATTTGCATCCAGATCAGTGTAGGGTCATTTAAAAGCTTTTCTATATTACACGCTACAGTGCATTTTTGTTCTATAGTAGGGTTAGCCTGGCGTTTttccaatatttccaataatgaAAGACGGCCATAAACTGTACCTTCTTTGCAGCAGCTTCAGCTTCAGTCCACACTCCATCCACCTTTTTGTACAGCTGCTCAGTTTTCTGCTTTGTTCTGCGTTCACCATTTCATCATCTCAGGCCCTCCATTGAAGTTCCGAGCAAGCCTTGACATACAAGGGTATGTCTCAACCTATTAATAACTAAATTCGAAGCTTATTATTACATTATGGCGATCGCAACGCTAAACTTACCTTTCTTTCAACTCTTCTTTTACCCCTTTCAGCTCGCCCGCTTTTTGCTTCAACTCCTTAACAGACTGCTGGAATTCTGGGTTTCTAGAATTGTCAAACAAACAAAACATATGCAGCAAGTAGTAAGACTCATGAGTGCAATGAAAGGCAACCTCAGAAAAATCAAGAGAACATGATATACAAGCACGGCAATGAGCCCATGAAATGCAGAAACAGGCATTTCAAACTCAAGCTATGTTGTCTCCAACTATGAGCAATCTTGCTATTCTTTCCGTTTGTTTCAGGAAGATGATTTATATGCCTAGTCTAGTAGTCTTCATATTCACACCATATGCATATCAGCAGCAGCAACTAGTAAAAGTAATAACACTTAAGAGTTAACTTAATCATAAACTCAACTTGTTAAACTCGCTTTAAGAACCTAAACTCGCAAGGAATTGATAACCTAGAATAGATTTTCATTTCGGGAACTATCAAGAATCAATCTCCCAAGGTTCCAATTTGATTACAAGAGGAAAATGCAGAAAGCAAGTAGATGAAGTGTGGTGGGAAAAGAACAATACCTCTCAGCTTCACCTTTAATTTTCTTAGATAACCCATCGAAGAAACTGTACCTACGAACATTCTCACCCCTCTCTGCCAAAAGCAGACGCAACCTCGCACTCGAACCCTGTCGTGcccccaaaaaataaataaataaataaatacacaaataaataaaaataaacaaattacaGCTAAAACCTCAGtaacaaaaaaagaataaaagaaacgaattttggattaaaaaaaaggaaaaagaagaatgaaaggtAATAAAGAACCTGGTTTGGTGTGAATGGAAGAAAAAGTGATCGCTTGGAGAGTAACAAATCACGTAGCAGCTTTCTGCTTGCCATTGGACTtggtaattttatttagttttctggTTGTTTGGAGTGTTGTTCGGAGCTGCAGTTGCGTATTGTAGAATGAACGAAGGAATGAAGTTCTtggggaaaaagaaaagaaaatgggggAGATTGGAGGCGAAAGAAACACGTAAGATTCTCTCTGTTCTTGTTATGGGCTTAGGGTTACTGCGTTTAATTTCATCCCAATTTGGAGAGGCCCAACCCTCAACCctgttttaaaaatatctttgtcCTTAGTATACCAAAAACAAGTTTATCTTGTCCTAATTATTAATGAATTAGACCATGAATTATGCCCATGGAGATTGTAAAATGTTCAGTTGGAATGGGATGGTACATATTTCTTTAGTGACTTGTTACAGTCTTTTTGGCATACAAGTTTATACAAGTTAAccctaacttaataaaatttacttttataatgcaagaaagaagaagaagaattttgaattatacaaaacttatcaatacacatacaccaaaaatttttaaacaatataatataaatgacttgtataaaCTTGTATGTGTAAATAATTTGTATGTGAAGAATAATTcatttctttatcttcttcaatGGTTTCCAATTTTAATCTTTGATATTAAATAACTGATAATTAGATTCATATCTTTAAAAAATTCtagaataaataaacaaaaatataaaaattacaaaaaagacaaaaatatattcaaaatattagaaaataataCGATAAATTCTATAGATTATTTTCACAAGTTAAAATTGCTCTAATTGTAGACGCAATAAAAGATtaagagacaaaaataaattggaaATAATCTTTTGAATTGTTGTATAGCaaactattttataataatttgattatacTTTTTATCCCTTGTATActcttttgtatttacttttgtCCATTTACTCAAAATTCTAATACCAAAACATAATTATTGTAAATTTGCCTGAGAATATaagatattttaattgtaatCATTGAAATGGTAAAtgataaaaggaaaaaagaatttATTGTACATTAACATTTAATCAGAATTAGTCCTCCAATTTGAAACTCGATTAAGTTATCATTGATGAATTGTATTGCATAAATTCACACAATATGAATCATACATATCTTGCATAATTTTACAAGTCGATAGATACAaaaagattttaataaaaaaacagaaGTTAACAATATATGTGTATACCGTGGTATTTAGTATTTAACTGATTATTTTAGTTAAAGACAAGTTAAAAGAGAATCCGCCCCAGCATTCAAGAAAATACTTTATTTTCAAAGCCATAActcattaagaaaagaaaaactgtATGGAATCAAGAGCTGATtagccaaaaaataaataatttaattaatttataattatatttaattaattttatttatttttaatttataatatttgatattaattatttttcatctcaaattaaaattttgaatgataCGTTGAAGAAATAGAGGTAGGAATCACGAAACTTCTAACTAGGAgtgcacatgggccgggtgaagctgggtttgatgtgacccagatccgacccgaaatatacaccgggtctatttattagacccgaacccggccctagacccgatgaaaccaatacactttcgggccacaattataccgggtaaaaatcgggtgaaaaccgggtgaaaaccgggtgaaaaccgggccgttaacattacattacgttgataccttcttgtaagctagcatgtaaaaatatccaaattttcaagactccaaccattatttaacatggtaaaattcacttagaaaaatataacaagaaccaaccattcttcaaaattaaagcataaccacaatcaatactaaagtataaccacaatcaatactaatattgtctaataataccaaatatttaaatcaatacaaataacacaatattatgcattagtctaaagtcttatgcattctaaacataaaacattaacttatagttttataatgactaataatacaaaatattaagatttacaatacttaaattccacataagaatagtcatgatccatcactaataacacaaaatattaattgtgtatgatgaccgggtcaccgggccgacttcgggtgacccgagctatggcccggacccgacccgaaataatgaccgggtctatctttgagacccttacccggccctaaacccgatgaaatcacaccaaattagccccaaaagtgttcgggaccgggtcGGGCCTTTgggccgggccgggtctgtgcacccctactTCTAACAATTCCGattcttagtatataaaaaaatttataaaatatataaaagaacatctatttagtatgaaaaagaaatattctgatacttagtagaagaaacatcctaATACCTAGCATCAACACAATTTTAAATACATTTGGCTGGTTTTTGACTGGTACCCTCTTGATCCCTAGCATTATTGTTAAGAAAATAACACACTTTACAGATTTGCTTTCGTAGCAGATAAATTTGTTATCtataaaatgagaaaataaattaggaatttatgaaaataagaaaataagttATCTATAAATTTGTTAGAGCAATGTTTATGAGCAACCTATCTAGTACCTTTGCTAAATGAAATTAGGAGTTAGAACAAAGCCAATGGACAAAAAGTTTGATGCTAAACAGTTTGTAAGAGCATATAAAACCAATCATTTCTCATCGAAGCCACTTTCAAGAACATCCGTTCAATCTCATACGATTTGGTTACGGTATCGAAATCTTTTCGACATGATGATCAATTAGTGCTATGGCAATGGCGGGCTACGAGAACATCCCAATCGTTGTGACACAGACAGGGTGGCCAAGTAGCAGCACCACCACGAACTAGGTGGAGGCGAATCTAGAGTTAAGGGTATATGTGGTTAgagaaattataaataatttttagaaattttaaatttgaaatatcatatttttatatttggttcaaagtttgaaatttaattccaaaaaattaaaatattatcattttaattttcaacttcctttgagtatatttaattttcatgagaatggaatctaaataataaaaagaaaagtttaGGGAGCCAGCACTTTTTTAACAATCTGGCTAGTACTTATCCATCAAAAAAAAAGTAAGTAATCTCTCACAGTTGGATATAATCTCACAccactaaaaatattattgatggccaattgatgatTACAAAACATAAAACTTACTAATTCCCTAATACTactcataataaaataatacttaaACTACACACACCCTAAAAAGTTTAGTGAAGcatttgaaattggaaattgggACGCCATTGTTGAAGGATGGTGTGAAGGAAGTTTATGTCTACAAGATATTTGATAAAAAGGAGGAACCACTGACCACCACAACTTCTTCACGTTCTTGGGGTGTTCACTGTCAATTAAACGTGCCATAGCTCTCAGGCAATGAAAATTGAGAAAAGGACCAACTAGAGTCATGCCTTCAAATTTCAAGATACAATttagattatttaaaaattaaaaggctAAGGGTCTGTTtagaaattttaaaagtaatttttttaaattttttatttataaaaagtagtagtattaatgtttgctgtaatttttaaaattaaattgcaactttctaagaaactatttaaaagtttatagaaaagttaaaaaaaatgacttttctcgtaatattactattttttatcacatttctataaaataagcacttttaaaactaaaaactcaaacacaaaataacttatttataagctacttttaatatagtcatttattgtttaagttatttttttagaagtagcttaattaaactattttcccAAACTTgacctaaattaaattaaattggagaTCCAATTTCAGTGTATTAACTCTTGACTCTAATTTGTAATTTTGTATGGTAGGCAAGCAAAAATGGTCTACTTAATGCGTTGCAAGCCAATTACTATTGAGCAAAATAAAGGAAgccacattcaaattcaaataaagaTCAGTCCAAGAGTGCAGTAAATATAATACAATCAGCACTAAGTGCAGTCACATATATAGCATATCAATATCAATTAGATACATGTGTTCCCCCATTTTATCTTCCAAAATCACACGAAGACAGaagtgatttcaggtcaattaACGGAATCCAAGCAAAACGAGTAAGGTAAATTGGTAGTGTAATAATCAGGCATTACCTAATATAAAGTCCTAACAAGTCAAATTAATAAGGCTATGTATAGAATATAGATTAATTAATTAGGAGCAAGCGTGGTTAGCGAGGGAGAATTGGTTGGCTTGGGAAGAAGCAGCGGCTTGAGATACCAAAGCTTGAATGAGAAGAGTCTTGACCTGCCAAGGACGGTAAGGAAAACCTTCCCTGGCGTAAGAGTTCAAAAGTGCCGCAGTACCTTCCTTCAATAACCCTCCGAAGGGGTTATCCTCCTCGTCATTCCTCATCGTCGCTTCCACCAGCGTCAGATCCGATCTGTACCGTTCGTACACCCTCGACCCGAACACCTTTCTCACCGTTGATGTCTCCGGGACCATCCTAGGCCACGCCTCTCTCTTCCCACTCCAATACCTACAACACGCGGTACAAAAACATCTAACTATTCATACAACTCATTCAAGTCCAATTGTTAATTATCTTACCGTGGAGTGCATCTTCCGGTGGTGCGGGTGTACACAAAGCCAGGGACGCGGGAAGAAGAAGTAGGCAATGAAAGGAGACAAATGAGAAGAGGGATTGTGAGGAAGGCCATTATTCTTGTCTTCATCTTCGTTGCAAGTGCTGATTTTGAGTGCAGAGTTGAGTGCTAGAGATTTCTTGTTGATTTGGCTTTGTACTGGTTTGAACTTTGAACGTTGCTCCTGCACTGCACTCTTCTGTTGTCTCTTGTCTGTCTCTTCTTTATGTGGGACTCacgtgattttattttatttttctttcatttttggaCTAATAATTGTAGAATCTTTGGACCAAGGCCCAATCTTGTGTAACTCATGATCCAAAGAAGTAGCCCAATTTAGGGGTTTTGGACTTCTATTCGATTAGATCTGTGTTTCTTTTGTGAATAGTCAACTTGTCTGTGAAATATTGGTTAATTGTCATTTTTGTTCcagaataattttttaatcaaactaatccataaaaaatttaaaaattaaaatcaattgcATTTGTCTTTCTGCCTCTAGGCTGCATTTGTTTTTAAGAACATGACAAAATACTGAAaacaggacaggacaagacactgatggacagaaatataaaattttgtattcttaTATTCTGTTTAGtgataaactagaataaattatgaaaatttaatttattctcattttttttcattcaaaaattttgagatgaaaaatataacaaaaaaatataattataaaaaattaacgagaataatgaaaaaaaaataaaaaataagttgtgtccgttgttagtgtctccgtgtccttcctattaggatggacacaaaatacactaattcagtatctctggacacattgtctctgtccaCGTCTCCTCTGCCAAACACAATTTTGTGTCTCAGTGTCTTTGTCTCAATGTCCTGTCTCTCTATAAATAAACGCAGCCTAAATTAACAATTTCTATTAATGATTATCTATATGGAACATCAACTGACACATTAATTGACAGCTATATGTCCAAATGAAAATTAATAAGATGTGTTTATTATCTAAGGTTAAAATAGTTTCTCTCTCATTTGTATAAATCCTAGCTCCAAAAATACACATAGATATTTATCCATCTTGTTGAGTGTTGTTGTAGTGAGGCACTGCCATTACCGGGTTTAGGGGCCATGATGCAGAGCCTAGTGAAGGTTTTAGTGGTGGGTTATCGTTGTAATCACTGGGTAGCTTTGGATCAAGCTCCTCCAAGCGAGGAAGGAAGATGAGCATAGATAGATCTATTTTGTTGGCTGAAACCTATGATTAAAAAATTCGAGAACCCAAAAATTTAAACAGGTTGTTTCATATTTGTCAAAGATACCGAGTGAGTTTAAATTGATATGAAcaattatttcttttaactccGTCACCATTCATATGGAATTCACTTTTGTTGTTTAACATATGTAGAAAAGTAGCCATTACAACTATTTTAAGTGGATTGATAATGAATATGAAGTAGTTGAAGTTATAAATAATGGGACATTGAGAGTAACTATGAAAATTGGAAAGTGAACTTAAGATGGAGAATAGGTAATTTGGATGCTAAAGTCAGAATACTTAAAATgttgattatttttatatttgctgGAGTAATAGTGGTTATTTTAGTAGTTGAAATACTTTGTATGTCATGTTTGGTATAGTAGGAAATTTACATTTGCGTTGATGGTGTGATTGGTATATGGTTTAAAATTGTGAGGTTATTATTTTGAGTGATCCAGCTTAAAGTATTATTAACATTTAATAAAtgtgtttaaaaattttttcttgttcATTATCTGACTAATTTATCAATCATGACAACCTAGTTTTTGACCCTTTAAGCAAATGTTGCACAACCTGTAGCTATtgacatgataaataaatgtagacaagtaaataaaattgtacacttaaatattttaagaataaatttaattaaaatattatttgaaaataaaaatgacaattgactaattttttagaaattaatttgaccattaatttatatatttttttaatatattgtcAAAAACTGAAATTGATGGAAACAAATTATAAATTTCTTTAACAAGCACAATTGTTAGGTAGATTAGGTGATcagcattttttttatatttatcttgaaATGGAGTTGTTCATACCCTGATCCAACACTAAGGTCCAGATAAACCAAAAAGGCCCAATCTAATGATTGGCCTTCGCGACCAACCGACCTCCTTATAAGAGGTCAGATTGAATACAGACTCCATTCCAAAGAAGTCGGGGTCAAAGGATAGCTAGTAGATaatacttattcaaataagtaattgcttttaaaatctctcaacccacttccaggagctaTATCTTAACTTTCCTAAGATAAAAGGACAGTTACCCACCTCAAAAGGTGGAACTATTCCAacagtggttattggttcaccactataaatatactgacacCCCTCAGATATTTCTAAGttctaatactctctaaacctgcttacctctttgctaacttaggcatcggagtgtctttgcaggtaccacaccCCATTCCTTCATACACACAAGTCGGACGGCAGCTCCCAGGCGCAaaaccaagtcggagaccacctCCTTTTGACGTTTGGGTTAATCTTGCAAGTTCAGCCCATTAATCTccagttacccatcgtaacattggcaccgttgccggggaccgaAGAGATCAACCAATAATGGCGGACGATTTCAACAAAGATGAAAACACAGCGTCTGATTCTAAGCAAGAGAATCAGGACGCTGGTAATAACAACAAGGCACTTCAGGAGTAAAAGACCCAAAGGGAAACTCCTCTGAGAGGCGCGAACCAGAAAACGAAGGACAGCCCCATGCGACCGACTTCATGGGATTGTTCCATGGCCATTAGGGACACCTGGAGCAGCTGGAGCAATAGTTGGGACGACAGCGAGAGGCAGAGAGGAATTTGAGAAGCGAGATCGAGCGACGAAAGGAGCTTGAAGAAAAGCTCCTAAGACTAAAGTCCGCTCTCCGAGGTCGAAACTCTCGCAGTGACCGAGAATACTCTCCCTTGGGAGGAGAAGACCCGTTCattgaggacataatgagggcaaaagtttcaAGAAATTTCAAAAGCCCtaatatggacctctacgatggaactaCTGACCCAAAGCATCACTTAAGCAATTTTAAAAGTTGGATGTATTTGGCCGACGCTTCTGATGCTACTAGATGCAAGGCTTTTCCGACGACCTTGACGAAAgtagcgatgaagtggttcgatagcctccccccaAGGTCGGTCACCAGCTTCGACGACCTCTCGCGGAAGTTTCTGATGCGATTCTCTATCTAAAAGGACAAAGTAAAGCACGCACCGAACCTCCTGggagtaaaacaggaggtcggagaacctctGAGGGACTACATggagaggttcaacaaagcatgtttggaaattcaagacctgcccacggaGGCAGTGATTATGGGCCTAGTAAATGGACTTCGAGAAAGTCCCTTCTCCCAGTCCATCTCGAAAAGGCACCCGACTTTattaagtgatgtacaggaaagagtcgagaagtacatcaacatggaagaaaatgctaGGCTGAGAGAACCAAGCTGGTGACCTGGGCACTTTCACTCctcaaaagagaaagagagagaacccAAGAAAAAGGAGGAAGTCGGCCCTGAAAGGCCCAGGAGTTATACCTCCTATACTCCTCTACGAGTTTCCCTAGTTGATGTCTACAGAAAAATTTGTCATACTAAAAGACTACCTCCCCCTAGgcccatcaaaaacaaaaaagggGGAAGTCGTATCGACTACTGTGAGCACCATAAATTATATGGTCACTCAAAAAATGATTGTTACGACCTaaagaatgtgatagaaaagctggc
This window contains:
- the LOC112758680 gene encoding uncharacterized protein gives rise to the protein MKTRIMAFLTIPLLICLLSLPTSSSRVPGFVYTRTTGRCTPRYWSGKREAWPRMVPETSTVRKVFGSRVYERYRSDLTLVEATMRNDEEDNPFGGLLKEGTAALLNSYAREGFPYRPWQVKTLLIQALVSQAAASSQANQFSLANHACS
- the LOC112758679 gene encoding mitochondrial import inner membrane translocase subunit TIM44-2, with the protein product MASRKLLRDLLLSKRSLFLPFTPNQGSSARLRLLLAERGENVRRYSFFDGLSKKIKGEAERNPEFQQSVKELKQKAGELKGVKEELKERTKQKTEQLYKKVDGVWTEAEAAAKKVSSNVKEKISVATEEVKETFGIGKQDSSGSTSSSAEQNDNANQGSKASPKEEQSKTFGSSNSSDSTFGKFKSTIPPNVSAAFQKLKEAKLVDIAKKGYDVVREELSSNSTKRRRVPFASPGERSERTELVVVPSKQSWWSKKFDEFKDKVKAHPVSKRFIKYSDPVKTKGQEIVEDLRERYETSDSRIIHKIQDINDGLFQESDVALSNKEIRQRDPYFSLPEFMEEVQEAIKPVLNAYIKGDVETLKKYCSPELIERCKAEHTAYQSHGIFFDNKILHVSDVEYRETKMMGSSPVIIVTFQTQQIYCVRDRNGAITEGGKDTIHTVINAWALQQMEQDEGGEDGIYLMWRLREMQQQGMQTLI